In Corynebacterium aquatimens, one genomic interval encodes:
- a CDS encoding VanZ family protein: MVIALTMLKAFYRIGYLWDPANQMRRGVSLLPLDEFVGATSWFKPIFEYGGNVAFFIPVGMLAYILFERSTRQIMTATLFGAGFSLLVEVSQYVFALGFSDIDDLVMNTLGAFIGATLAKWCGPKLHGLWVALSYVAAVVFVGLLIAGESLGDPSKIKNI; encoded by the coding sequence GTGGTCATCGCCCTGACCATGCTCAAGGCCTTCTACCGCATCGGGTATTTGTGGGACCCCGCCAACCAGATGCGTCGGGGTGTCTCGCTCCTCCCCCTCGATGAGTTCGTCGGTGCCACGTCGTGGTTCAAACCGATATTTGAGTACGGCGGCAACGTCGCCTTCTTCATACCCGTCGGGATGCTGGCGTACATTCTCTTCGAGCGCAGCACACGGCAAATCATGACCGCTACCCTATTCGGCGCTGGGTTTAGCCTGCTCGTAGAAGTATCCCAGTACGTTTTTGCACTGGGATTCTCGGATATCGACGATCTGGTAATGAATACACTCGGCGCCTTCATCGGCGCGACGCTGGCCAAATGGTGCGGTCCCAAGCTTCACGGGCTCTGGGTCGCGCTCTCGTACGTCGCCGCGGTGGTATTCGTTGGACTCCTGATCGCGGGTGAGAGTCTCGGCGACCCCAGCAAGATCAAGAACATCTAA
- a CDS encoding IS1096 element passenger TnpR family protein has product MIVSVLMTIEGSRPEISRLVNLEGTTDLSELSPIIDAAFGFSGVAKHFYMANVGGKNQVYSSWPSTGELDEEHVTIADMPPMTYVYDPSANWNVHIERFGTAEVEGPTPLLVDALGPDVIEACGGPDMMTQFHTEARRLAAGHSPNLKVSPLLLSFMPVMSPERLIQRLSAADHPSISERIAFTAEDLMLDGSGELEANPHSEEIADKFEEFMESRPDLQNILSLDPNPERNPTLIAAISEFFAEEIDEDNPEFLLSEPFDQINDHCRALLVHFTVPRKLTQEGNLRAADVRALAEPLGLPIPSSRPREISVRPILELRLFFESLGHLINDNQQVILSPRGRTALVEGDLMLQQIFDHLPGYFGLDVWDEVLEWLGFETEVLIDPEVVTMPDDPEFIIDLFIGLGVLTPTSTRHRMEATPSGRLFIEEFFDDSAL; this is encoded by the coding sequence ATGATCGTGTCGGTTCTGATGACCATAGAGGGTTCGCGCCCGGAGATTTCTCGCCTTGTCAACCTTGAGGGGACAACGGACCTTTCAGAGCTCTCCCCTATCATCGACGCAGCCTTCGGCTTTTCCGGCGTGGCCAAGCACTTTTACATGGCCAACGTCGGAGGCAAGAATCAGGTCTATTCCTCTTGGCCGTCCACGGGCGAACTCGATGAGGAACACGTCACCATCGCCGATATGCCCCCGATGACCTACGTGTATGACCCATCGGCAAACTGGAACGTCCACATTGAACGCTTCGGCACAGCTGAGGTGGAGGGCCCTACTCCACTGCTCGTCGACGCCCTCGGTCCCGATGTCATCGAAGCCTGCGGTGGGCCGGACATGATGACCCAGTTCCACACCGAAGCGCGCCGGCTTGCCGCAGGCCACAGCCCAAATTTAAAGGTTTCGCCGCTCCTCCTTAGCTTCATGCCGGTGATGAGTCCGGAACGGCTTATCCAACGTCTGTCCGCTGCTGACCATCCGTCGATAAGCGAGCGCATTGCGTTCACCGCCGAGGACCTGATGCTCGATGGCTCCGGCGAGCTAGAGGCGAACCCGCATTCGGAAGAGATCGCCGACAAGTTCGAAGAATTCATGGAATCTCGCCCTGACCTGCAGAATATTCTCTCCCTCGACCCGAACCCGGAGCGCAACCCCACGCTCATCGCCGCGATTTCGGAATTTTTCGCAGAGGAGATCGATGAGGATAACCCCGAATTCCTACTCAGCGAGCCCTTTGACCAGATCAATGACCATTGCCGCGCGCTATTGGTGCACTTCACCGTCCCGCGGAAACTCACCCAGGAAGGAAATCTGCGCGCCGCGGATGTCCGCGCCCTTGCAGAACCGCTCGGCCTACCTATCCCGTCGAGCCGGCCGCGCGAAATCAGCGTCCGGCCGATCCTTGAGCTGCGCCTTTTCTTTGAGTCCCTCGGCCACCTGATCAACGATAACCAGCAGGTCATCCTGTCCCCGCGCGGCCGCACCGCCTTAGTCGAGGGCGACCTCATGCTCCAGCAAATCTTCGATCATCTCCCCGGCTACTTCGGCCTTGACGTGTGGGATGAAGTGCTCGAATGGCTGGGTTTTGAGACGGAGGTTCTCATCGACCCCGAGGTCGTCACCATGCCCGACGACCCCGAATTCATCATCGATCTCTTCATCGGCCTCGGCGTACTCACCCCCACCTCCACCCGCCACCGCATGGAGGCCACCCCCTCAGGCCGCCTGTTCATCGAGGAGTTCTTCGACGACAGCGCCCTCTAA
- a CDS encoding YidH family protein yields MNERDWFTRTVLPDGEEPDPRFTLANERTFLAWTRTSLAFLAGGIALEAFALPGLDPDVRRLVAVMIIAVGMAIAGGASVRWVRTERALRNGRPLPAPAIAPILGLGIMIACVVVIAGLF; encoded by the coding sequence ATGAATGAGCGCGATTGGTTCACGCGGACCGTGTTGCCGGATGGGGAGGAGCCGGATCCGCGGTTCACGCTCGCGAATGAGAGGACCTTTCTTGCGTGGACGCGTACGTCGCTGGCGTTTCTGGCCGGTGGTATCGCGCTTGAGGCGTTCGCGCTGCCGGGGCTTGATCCCGATGTGCGGCGCTTGGTAGCGGTGATGATCATCGCCGTGGGAATGGCGATTGCGGGGGGCGCATCGGTGAGGTGGGTCCGGACTGAGCGGGCGCTGCGCAACGGGCGGCCGCTGCCGGCGCCAGCGATCGCGCCGATCCTCGGGTTAGGGATCATGATCGCGTGCGTTGTAGTGATAGCGGGACTTTTCTAA
- a CDS encoding type II toxin-antitoxin system VapC family toxin → MIVDANVLIYAVAEDSAHHRAALRWLEDALNGPQRVGFPWLSLLAFQRILTNPRIQSSPLSAAEASDYIDLWLRQDNAWVPQPGNGHAAILRRLTVESKAVGNLVPDAHLAALAVEYGTSVVSFDRDFAKFEGVTWLNPLEDA, encoded by the coding sequence TTGATCGTTGACGCCAACGTTCTCATCTATGCGGTCGCAGAGGATTCTGCGCACCATCGTGCTGCTTTACGCTGGCTAGAGGACGCGTTGAACGGTCCACAACGAGTCGGGTTTCCATGGTTGTCTCTGCTGGCTTTCCAGAGAATTCTCACGAACCCACGTATCCAAAGTTCGCCGCTCTCAGCTGCAGAAGCATCTGATTACATCGATCTTTGGTTGAGACAGGACAATGCATGGGTCCCACAACCCGGAAACGGACACGCTGCGATCTTGCGTCGGCTCACCGTTGAATCCAAAGCCGTTGGGAATTTGGTTCCTGATGCCCATCTAGCTGCTCTCGCGGTCGAGTACGGTACATCGGTGGTGTCTTTCGACCGAGACTTTGCGAAGTTTGAAGGGGTCACGTGGCTAAATCCCCTGGAGGATGCATAA
- a CDS encoding flavodoxin domain-containing protein, whose amino-acid sequence MQPQTTSIFYTSYYGSTQRYAEALAEQIGVTAVELPDPATVTADGGPIVILSPIHGPSHPGARFVKELGEEVVDKRKLCLATVGMTLDEVAVEQDAARDLLGKRADRVARFYLPGRLNYPELTPSHRNVMRAMVTMLKLKPGKTANERMMIDSYGKDVDRVDLGRLDEIVEWLAESDG is encoded by the coding sequence ATGCAGCCCCAGACCACTTCCATTTTTTACACCAGCTACTACGGCTCAACGCAGCGGTACGCAGAAGCGCTCGCGGAACAGATAGGGGTGACAGCGGTTGAGCTACCGGATCCCGCAACCGTTACTGCGGATGGCGGGCCAATCGTCATCCTCTCCCCCATCCACGGGCCGTCTCACCCCGGCGCAAGGTTTGTGAAAGAGTTGGGGGAAGAGGTCGTCGATAAGCGAAAGCTCTGCTTGGCGACGGTGGGAATGACCCTTGATGAGGTCGCTGTCGAACAGGACGCGGCGCGCGACTTGTTGGGTAAGAGGGCAGACCGCGTGGCTCGATTCTATCTGCCGGGCCGGCTGAACTACCCTGAGCTGACGCCGTCGCACAGAAACGTCATGCGGGCGATGGTGACGATGTTGAAGCTCAAGCCGGGCAAGACCGCGAACGAGCGCATGATGATTGACAGCTACGGCAAGGACGTTGACCGGGTGGACCTTGGCCGCCTCGATGAGATCGTGGAGTGGCTTGCCGAGAGCGACGGTTAA
- a CDS encoding acrylyl-CoA reductase family protein: protein MTTPQSDAKSLIATEDGPQLVPTQPEFAGEGDTLINVSHSSVNYKDGMALEGSAGIIRHYPTVAGIDAVGTLESGELVTVNGWGIGERRHGGYTQTLKIDSTKITRVPDRFDAWTTAAIGTAGYTAALAVAGYERFSPDKDGPVLVTGATGGVGSVTIQLLADRGYEVVALTGRVDEYADYLRDLGATDVLDRAEFSEPGKPLQKVRFAGALDAVGSVPLANVLAQVRWGGTVTACGRAAGGDLPTTVMPFILRGVNLVGINSVDAPAPFRDEAWQLLAESLDVQKLKAYTETVGLDGVQEVGAGLLAGTRHGRTVVEVS from the coding sequence ATGACTACACCACAATCAGACGCAAAGAGCCTTATCGCTACCGAGGACGGCCCACAACTCGTCCCCACCCAACCCGAGTTCGCCGGCGAGGGCGACACATTGATCAACGTGTCCCACTCCTCCGTCAACTACAAGGACGGGATGGCCCTGGAAGGCAGCGCCGGCATCATCCGCCACTACCCCACCGTCGCTGGCATCGATGCAGTCGGCACCCTGGAGTCAGGTGAACTCGTCACCGTGAACGGTTGGGGCATCGGCGAGCGTCGCCACGGCGGCTACACGCAAACGCTAAAGATCGACTCCACCAAGATCACCCGTGTCCCCGACCGTTTCGACGCCTGGACCACCGCCGCCATCGGCACAGCCGGCTACACCGCTGCTCTTGCCGTCGCCGGGTACGAACGCTTCTCCCCCGACAAGGACGGCCCAGTTCTCGTCACCGGCGCGACCGGCGGCGTCGGATCCGTCACCATCCAGCTGCTTGCAGACCGCGGTTACGAGGTCGTGGCACTGACCGGTCGCGTCGACGAGTATGCCGATTACCTGCGCGACCTCGGCGCTACCGATGTCCTCGACCGCGCCGAATTCTCCGAACCCGGCAAACCTCTGCAGAAAGTCCGCTTCGCGGGTGCGCTCGACGCAGTCGGGTCCGTTCCGCTGGCCAACGTGTTGGCTCAGGTTCGTTGGGGCGGCACAGTCACCGCGTGCGGCCGCGCCGCCGGCGGGGACCTTCCCACAACCGTCATGCCGTTCATCCTGCGCGGGGTCAACCTCGTCGGCATCAACTCCGTCGATGCACCCGCCCCGTTCCGCGATGAAGCCTGGCAGCTCCTCGCAGAGTCCCTTGACGTGCAGAAACTCAAGGCATACACCGAAACCGTTGGCCTCGATGGAGTTCAGGAAGTCGGAGCCGGCCTTCTCGCAGGCACCCGCCACGGCCGCACCGTCGTCGAGGTTTCGTAG
- the leuS gene encoding leucine--tRNA ligase has product MTNASSSPAFRYGAGLANEIETKWQKYWIDNGTFNAPNPVGPLATGGELPKDKLNVQDMFPYPSGAGLHVGHPLGYIATDVFARYNRMLGKNVLHTLGYDSFGLPAEQYAIQTGTHPRTTTMANIENMTRQLDALGLGHDRRRAVATTDPEFYKWTQWIFLQIFNAWFDEDLQKARPIAELIDELSSGIRKTKDGKDYSQLSDAEKRAAVDEFRLVYLSDSMVNWCPGLGTVLANEEVTADGRSERGNFPVFRKRLRQWMMRITAYSDRLLDDLELLDWTEKVKAMQRNWIGRSRGAEVTFVARTEAGAEHDLEVFTTRPDTLFGATYMVLAPEHELVDELVASAYPEDVDARWTFGASTPREAVHEYRKAIAAKSDVERQENKEKTGVFLGTYAVNPVSGAKVPVFIADYVLTGYGTGAIMAVPAHDERDYEFAQVFGLPIVEVLEGGDIEEAAFTGDGPHVNSANDEGLDLNGLGKQEGIDAAIEWLAEKGSGREKVQYKLRDWLFARQRYWGEPFPIVYDAEGNAHALPEDLLPVELPDVEDYNPVSFDPDDADSEPSPPLAKATDWVNVTLDLGDGPKEYTRDTNVMPQWAGSSWYQLRYIDPTNDDQFCALENERYWTGPRPDVHGENDPGGVDLYVGGVEHAVLHLLYSRFWHKVLYDLGHVTSKEPYRRLFNQGYIQAYAYTDARGVYVPAADVEEKDGKFFYNGEEVNREYGKMGKSLKNAVAPDDIAQEFGADTLRVYEMSMGPLDTSRPWATKDVVGAHRFLQRLWRLAVDEESGELTLSDAPMSEEDAKHLHRTIAGVRDDYENLRDNTVVAKLIEYVNYLTKTRDASGGNVSRETFQPLVQMVSPLAPHIAEELWQKLGHSDTITFEPFPTFDEHLLIDDTVELPVQINGKVRARINVPTDADKGTIEEIALTDERVAALIEGKNVVKTIVVPGRMVNLVVK; this is encoded by the coding sequence ATGACGAACGCGAGCTCCTCCCCCGCTTTCCGTTACGGCGCGGGCCTTGCAAATGAGATTGAGACGAAGTGGCAAAAGTACTGGATTGACAATGGCACGTTCAATGCGCCGAACCCGGTCGGGCCGCTAGCTACGGGTGGAGAACTTCCGAAGGACAAGCTCAACGTTCAGGACATGTTCCCGTACCCGTCCGGCGCGGGCCTGCACGTTGGGCACCCGCTGGGGTACATCGCGACGGATGTGTTCGCGCGCTATAACCGCATGCTGGGCAAAAACGTGTTGCACACGCTCGGCTATGACTCCTTCGGATTGCCGGCAGAACAGTACGCCATCCAAACAGGAACGCATCCGCGGACGACGACGATGGCGAACATTGAGAATATGACCCGCCAGCTTGACGCTCTGGGCCTGGGTCATGACCGTCGGCGGGCCGTGGCGACAACGGACCCGGAATTCTACAAGTGGACTCAGTGGATCTTCCTACAGATTTTCAATGCGTGGTTCGACGAAGATCTGCAGAAGGCGCGGCCTATCGCTGAACTTATTGACGAACTGTCATCAGGCATCCGGAAGACAAAGGACGGCAAGGACTATTCGCAGTTGAGCGACGCTGAAAAGCGCGCCGCGGTGGACGAGTTCAGGCTGGTGTACCTATCGGATTCGATGGTGAACTGGTGCCCGGGGCTGGGCACGGTGCTGGCAAACGAGGAGGTGACAGCCGACGGGCGGAGTGAACGCGGGAATTTCCCGGTGTTCCGGAAGCGTTTGCGCCAGTGGATGATGCGTATTACCGCGTACTCGGACCGCCTGCTGGATGACCTAGAGTTGCTGGATTGGACCGAGAAGGTCAAAGCGATGCAGCGCAACTGGATCGGCCGCTCCCGCGGTGCTGAGGTGACGTTTGTTGCGCGCACTGAGGCGGGCGCAGAACACGACCTTGAGGTCTTCACCACCCGCCCGGACACGCTCTTCGGTGCGACGTACATGGTGCTCGCGCCAGAGCATGAGCTTGTCGACGAGCTGGTGGCCAGCGCTTACCCCGAGGATGTGGATGCCCGCTGGACTTTTGGTGCGTCCACTCCGCGCGAGGCCGTGCATGAGTACCGGAAGGCGATCGCGGCGAAGTCCGATGTGGAGCGCCAAGAGAATAAGGAAAAAACAGGTGTTTTCCTGGGCACCTACGCGGTGAACCCGGTGAGTGGCGCGAAGGTGCCGGTGTTCATCGCAGATTATGTTCTGACGGGGTACGGAACGGGCGCAATTATGGCGGTGCCGGCTCATGATGAACGTGACTATGAGTTTGCGCAGGTATTTGGCTTGCCCATCGTCGAGGTCCTAGAGGGCGGCGACATTGAAGAAGCGGCGTTCACGGGAGACGGACCGCACGTCAACTCGGCCAACGATGAGGGCCTGGATCTGAACGGGCTGGGCAAGCAGGAGGGCATCGACGCCGCGATTGAGTGGCTGGCCGAGAAAGGTTCGGGCCGCGAAAAGGTGCAGTACAAGCTACGTGACTGGCTTTTTGCCCGCCAGCGCTACTGGGGTGAACCCTTCCCGATTGTCTATGACGCGGAAGGCAACGCGCATGCATTGCCGGAAGACTTGCTGCCGGTAGAACTGCCAGACGTGGAAGACTACAACCCGGTTTCCTTTGATCCGGATGACGCGGATTCAGAGCCTTCTCCCCCGCTGGCGAAGGCAACTGACTGGGTCAACGTCACCCTGGATTTGGGCGACGGTCCTAAGGAGTACACCCGCGACACCAACGTCATGCCGCAGTGGGCGGGTTCGAGCTGGTACCAGCTGCGCTACATTGACCCGACGAATGATGACCAGTTCTGCGCGCTAGAAAATGAGCGCTACTGGACCGGCCCGCGCCCGGATGTCCACGGTGAGAACGACCCGGGCGGCGTGGACCTGTATGTCGGCGGTGTTGAGCACGCGGTTTTGCACTTGTTGTACTCGAGGTTCTGGCACAAAGTTCTGTACGACTTGGGTCACGTGACCAGCAAGGAACCGTACCGCCGTTTGTTCAACCAGGGATACATTCAGGCGTATGCGTACACGGATGCCCGCGGCGTGTATGTTCCGGCGGCCGATGTGGAAGAGAAGGACGGCAAGTTCTTCTACAACGGTGAGGAGGTCAACCGGGAATACGGCAAGATGGGCAAGTCCCTGAAGAATGCCGTTGCTCCTGACGACATCGCGCAGGAGTTCGGCGCTGACACGCTGCGTGTGTACGAGATGTCGATGGGTCCGCTGGATACTTCTCGTCCTTGGGCGACGAAGGACGTCGTCGGTGCGCACCGTTTCCTGCAGCGCCTGTGGCGCCTGGCGGTCGATGAGGAGTCGGGTGAGCTCACGCTGTCTGACGCACCGATGTCGGAGGAGGACGCCAAACACCTGCACAGGACGATCGCGGGTGTGCGCGACGACTATGAGAACTTGCGTGACAATACGGTCGTCGCGAAGCTGATTGAGTACGTGAACTACCTGACGAAGACGCGCGACGCGTCCGGCGGCAATGTTTCACGTGAAACATTCCAGCCGCTGGTTCAGATGGTCTCGCCGCTAGCGCCACACATCGCGGAGGAACTCTGGCAGAAACTCGGGCACAGCGACACCATTACGTTCGAGCCGTTCCCAACGTTCGATGAGCATTTGCTTATCGACGACACGGTCGAGCTGCCCGTACAGATCAACGGAAAGGTCCGGGCCCGCATCAACGTGCCTACTGACGCGGACAAGGGCACGATTGAGGAAATCGCTCTGACCGACGAACGGGTTGCCGCTCTGATCGAGGGCAAGAACGTGGTCAAGACGATTGTCGTGCCCGGGCGCATGGTGAACCTAGTGGTGAAGTAG
- a CDS encoding DUF202 domain-containing protein, whose protein sequence is MDIPVADKGLQPERTTMAWARTSAATIVCALTLLRWSEPYPGLVFGAIGLLTVVAMVIAVRERATYRRQAMGLKDELVLANVGGVFAMTGAMMVLGVIGMALVLMA, encoded by the coding sequence ATGGATATCCCAGTCGCGGACAAAGGACTGCAGCCGGAGCGCACGACGATGGCGTGGGCGCGAACATCGGCAGCGACCATTGTGTGTGCGCTGACGCTACTGCGCTGGTCAGAGCCATACCCGGGGCTCGTGTTTGGGGCCATCGGGTTGCTCACGGTGGTAGCAATGGTGATTGCGGTGCGGGAGAGGGCGACCTATCGTCGACAAGCAATGGGGCTCAAAGATGAGCTGGTGCTGGCGAATGTGGGCGGCGTGTTCGCGATGACCGGCGCGATGATGGTGCTCGGAGTGATTGGAATGGCGCTGGTGCTGATGGCTTAG
- a CDS encoding MFS transporter, with protein sequence MQWVPLIAISFAAFVYVTYEMFMVGLITPISHDLRVSEGRVGLLMTIYAGLVAVVTLPLMWLTRNVNRRPLLISTLVFLTGGIVLQALAANYWVLVAARICAAVTHGLFWSLVNPMSARLSPAGSTGRAVAIVSLGSTFALVLGSPISTFIGNALGWRTSTWILGAVTVASISVLMLSLPSMPQLRRSELNDDHPTTSAILQLVVYLALAVTAIFTTYSYLGLIVERTVGLPYVAAGLSAYGLFGIVGVVIAGRRVDRRMIRVNAIAVSALIVAAALGYLAFLTEGVAQWIALGALIVVLGTAAGALPTSATTIFMHAGQQQQDRASAIYVVTFQVGIASGAALGAVCVDSGYLPAVLGVTAVLAALGSAELVLRARPKLK encoded by the coding sequence ATGCAGTGGGTGCCGCTCATCGCGATTAGTTTCGCGGCGTTCGTCTACGTCACCTATGAGATGTTCATGGTCGGCCTGATCACCCCGATCAGCCATGACCTGCGCGTTAGCGAAGGTCGCGTGGGCCTCCTGATGACCATTTACGCAGGCCTCGTCGCCGTAGTGACGTTGCCGTTGATGTGGCTTACGCGCAACGTCAACAGACGCCCGCTGCTGATCAGCACGTTGGTCTTCCTTACCGGCGGAATTGTTCTTCAGGCGCTCGCAGCTAATTATTGGGTTCTCGTTGCCGCGCGTATCTGCGCCGCCGTCACCCACGGCCTCTTCTGGTCCCTGGTCAACCCCATGTCAGCGCGTCTTTCCCCCGCCGGCTCCACAGGCCGGGCGGTCGCCATCGTGTCCCTTGGCTCGACGTTCGCACTGGTCTTGGGCTCGCCCATCTCCACGTTCATCGGCAACGCGCTCGGTTGGCGCACCTCGACGTGGATCCTGGGCGCGGTGACGGTTGCGTCGATAAGCGTGCTCATGCTCTCGCTTCCCTCGATGCCCCAGCTTAGGCGCAGTGAGCTTAACGACGACCACCCCACCACCTCCGCCATCCTCCAACTAGTGGTCTACCTCGCGTTGGCGGTGACAGCGATTTTCACAACGTACTCCTACCTGGGCCTCATCGTGGAACGGACCGTGGGTCTGCCCTATGTTGCAGCGGGGCTCAGCGCGTACGGTCTGTTCGGAATTGTCGGCGTGGTGATCGCGGGCCGGCGCGTGGATCGACGCATGATTCGGGTGAACGCAATCGCGGTGAGCGCTCTCATCGTTGCCGCTGCTTTGGGGTACCTGGCATTTCTCACTGAGGGTGTGGCGCAGTGGATCGCTCTTGGTGCGCTCATCGTGGTGCTGGGTACCGCGGCTGGTGCTCTGCCCACGTCCGCGACCACGATCTTCATGCACGCCGGACAACAGCAACAGGACCGGGCAAGCGCGATTTACGTGGTCACCTTCCAGGTCGGCATCGCATCCGGCGCGGCGCTCGGCGCGGTCTGTGTGGATTCCGGCTACCTCCCAGCGGTGCTTGGGGTGACGGCAGTTCTGGCTGCGCTGGGCAGTGCAGAACTTGTTCTGCGAGCACGACCAAAGCTCAAGTAG
- a CDS encoding bifunctional ADP-dependent NAD(P)H-hydrate dehydratase/NAD(P)H-hydrate epimerase → MLLAYTADEIRAAEAPLLRTQAEPDELMKSAAHAVFLAAQSMLTWPDQVGHIRKDPRVLLLVGKGGNGGDALYAGVELLAAGHTVDAWLAWGTAHERALAAFTQAGGTVLPHDATDFRDYRLAIDGLTGLGGAGSLGEDVAKVLEELRGFWSRILSVDVPSGIVADTGEKGATHVVADATVTFGGWRYAHGLAPECGIQLLADPYTHAGSISENLGWPDGNPHLFRAIEDAHEWPDGFTLLGPCNEGSLEPGFADDKYSGGVVGIRAGSSQYPGAAILSASGAVHATPSMVRYVGPQAVEVVRAHPEIVATQRLEDAGRVQAWVFGPGTGTDADAFNDLAALIDRPEPLLIDADGLTLISNSATLVDRLRAREGFTVLTPHDGEFERLITTEWIAPADLPEHAGRFVETKALANALNCTIVRKGRSTIIVDPINQRASIVDTANSWAATPGSGDVLSGLMGARIARSVVRFGDRAAGLDLFQSVTIHAVAAQISANTPFGPGPTHASAIAAAIPAATAKITRIPNPPAAVSHPPARP, encoded by the coding sequence ATGTTGCTGGCGTACACGGCGGATGAAATCCGCGCTGCGGAAGCACCGCTTCTTCGCACACAGGCAGAGCCAGATGAACTGATGAAGTCGGCAGCCCACGCAGTCTTCCTCGCAGCGCAGTCGATGCTCACGTGGCCGGACCAGGTCGGCCACATTCGAAAGGATCCCCGCGTACTCCTCCTCGTCGGTAAGGGCGGCAACGGCGGGGACGCGCTCTACGCCGGCGTAGAACTGCTTGCCGCTGGTCACACGGTCGACGCGTGGCTGGCGTGGGGCACCGCGCACGAACGCGCGCTCGCGGCGTTCACGCAGGCTGGAGGGACCGTTCTCCCCCACGACGCGACGGACTTCCGCGACTACCGCCTTGCCATCGATGGCCTCACCGGCCTAGGCGGCGCGGGCTCCCTCGGGGAGGACGTCGCCAAAGTGCTCGAGGAACTCCGCGGATTCTGGTCGCGAATCTTAAGCGTCGATGTTCCTTCTGGCATCGTCGCCGACACAGGCGAGAAAGGCGCCACCCACGTCGTCGCCGATGCCACCGTCACATTCGGCGGCTGGCGGTACGCCCACGGCCTCGCGCCTGAATGCGGCATCCAACTCCTCGCGGATCCGTACACGCACGCCGGGAGCATCAGCGAAAACCTCGGCTGGCCCGACGGAAACCCACACCTGTTCCGCGCCATCGAGGACGCCCACGAGTGGCCGGACGGTTTTACGTTGCTCGGCCCCTGTAACGAAGGCTCACTCGAACCCGGCTTCGCGGACGATAAATACTCCGGCGGTGTCGTGGGCATTCGCGCTGGTAGCAGCCAATATCCCGGCGCGGCGATCCTGTCGGCGTCCGGCGCGGTCCACGCCACGCCGTCGATGGTCCGCTACGTCGGCCCGCAAGCCGTCGAGGTCGTCCGCGCGCACCCAGAAATCGTCGCTACGCAACGGCTCGAAGACGCCGGGCGCGTCCAGGCGTGGGTCTTCGGCCCCGGCACCGGCACAGACGCTGACGCCTTCAATGACCTCGCGGCACTCATTGATCGCCCAGAGCCATTGCTTATCGACGCCGACGGGCTCACCCTCATCTCCAACTCAGCAACCCTGGTCGATCGCCTTCGCGCTCGGGAGGGCTTTACCGTCCTGACGCCTCATGACGGTGAATTTGAACGCCTCATCACAACAGAATGGATCGCCCCCGCCGATCTGCCCGAGCACGCGGGACGCTTCGTCGAAACGAAAGCCCTGGCTAACGCCTTGAATTGCACGATAGTCCGAAAAGGTAGATCAACAATAATCGTGGACCCAATTAATCAGCGAGCATCAATCGTTGATACCGCCAACTCGTGGGCAGCTACCCCTGGATCCGGCGACGTGCTGTCTGGCCTCATGGGCGCGCGCATTGCCCGCTCGGTGGTGCGGTTTGGCGATCGTGCCGCCGGCCTGGATCTCTTCCAGTCCGTCACCATCCATGCCGTCGCCGCCCAGATCTCTGCCAACACCCCGTTCGGCCCCGGCCCGACCCACGCATCCGCGATCGCCGCGGCCATCCCCGCCGCCACTGCGAAGATCACCCGGATCCCCAACCCTCCCGCCGCTGTCTCCCACCCTCCGGCACGCCCCTGA